A section of the Streptomyces xinghaiensis S187 genome encodes:
- a CDS encoding 16S rRNA (uracil(1498)-N(3))-methyltransferase, translating into MTAPVFLTGPERPPVPGRFVLDGPEGRHAVSVRRLRAGEEIVLTDGRGTGGYGTVAAVEGKDRLEADITEVRHEPEPSPRITVVQALPKGDRGELAVETMTETGVDAVVPWPASRCVTQWKGERGVKALGKWRATAREAGKQARRLRLPEVPGPMSTREVAGLLAGAAFAAVLHEEAAEPLATAVLPESGGIVLVVGPEGGVSPDELAAFTAAGAKPYRLGPTVLRTSTAGTAAAALLLGRTGRWS; encoded by the coding sequence ATGACGGCCCCGGTGTTCCTGACCGGCCCCGAGCGCCCGCCGGTCCCCGGCCGGTTCGTCCTCGACGGGCCCGAGGGGCGGCACGCCGTCTCCGTGCGGCGGCTGCGCGCGGGCGAGGAGATCGTGCTGACGGACGGCCGGGGGACCGGCGGATACGGCACGGTGGCGGCCGTCGAGGGCAAGGACCGCCTGGAGGCCGACATCACCGAGGTCCGCCACGAGCCGGAACCCAGCCCCCGGATCACCGTCGTCCAGGCGCTTCCCAAGGGCGACCGCGGCGAACTCGCCGTCGAGACCATGACGGAGACCGGCGTGGACGCCGTCGTGCCCTGGCCGGCGTCCCGCTGCGTCACGCAGTGGAAGGGCGAGCGGGGCGTCAAGGCGCTCGGCAAGTGGCGGGCCACCGCCCGGGAGGCCGGCAAGCAGGCCCGCCGCCTCCGGCTCCCCGAGGTGCCCGGCCCGATGAGCACCCGCGAGGTCGCCGGACTGCTCGCGGGCGCCGCCTTCGCGGCCGTGCTCCACGAGGAGGCCGCCGAACCGCTGGCCACCGCCGTGCTGCCCGAGAGCGGCGGCATCGTGCTGGTGGTCGGCCCGGAGGGCGGCGTCTCACCGGACGAACTGGCGGCGTTCACCGCGGCGGGCGCGAAGCCGTACCGGCTGGGCCCGACGGTCCTGCGCACCTCCACGGCCGGTACGGCCGCCGCCGCGCTGCTGCTGGGGCGTACGGGCCGCTGGTCCTGA
- a CDS encoding S41 family peptidase — protein MTQPSYLRYPHPHGELIAFTAEDDVWAAPLDGGRAWRVSADNMPVSHPRISPDGRHIAWTSTRDGSPEVHVAPVDGGPSRRLTYWGNARTAVRGWTPEGEVLAVTAAGQASLRRTWARAVPLDGGPARTLPYGPVGDVAYGPEGAVLLLSATMGRDASSWKRYRGGTAGKLWLDASGDGEFARIHAGLDGNIEQPLWAGGRIAFLSDHEGTGALYSSLPDGGDLRRHSPLDGFYARQATGDGTRVAYASAGELWLLDGLDDGAEPRRLDVRLGGSRADLQPHPVRAAHHLGEVGPDHTGRGSAVEVRGTVHWVTHREGPARALAAEPGQRARLPRAFRVDGAEHVVWVTDAEGEDALAIAPASGAEPGSGPRRIGTGRLGRVLDLAVAPDGGRIAVASHDGRVLLVERESGEIREVDRSEDGDADGLVFSPDSGWLAWSHPGPGALRQLKIANTADLSVSEATPLRFRDFSPAFTTDGRHLAFLSERAFDPIYDVHVFDLAFVGACRPHLITLAASTPSPFGPQRHGRPPTPERNDGDEGEGRAASSSGSSSSVPVTRVDLDGLADRIVPFPVEAARYSTLRAAEGGVLWLRHPLRGVLGSALAPDASGPSTALDRYDLVQQRLEHLADDADDYAVTGDGKRVLLSTGTKLRVVPADNKPGDDSDDNITVDLSRVRLTVDPAAEWRQMYAEAGRLMRDNFWRADLGGVDWDGVLERYRPVLDRVATHSDLIDLLWEVQGELGTSHAYVSPPGGWTDSTHRQGLLGADLARDEEGVWRVTRVLPSESSDPQARSPLAAPGVAVRAGDAILAVDGRPVDPQLGPGPLLVGAVGKPVELTVAPAGGGSPRHPVVVPIADEEPLRYHDWVTGRRAHVHETSGGRLGYLHVPDMVGSGWAQLHRDLRVEVVRDGLIVDVRENRGGHTSQLVVEKLARRIVGWDLPRGMRPFSYPQDAPRGPVVAVANEFSGSDGDIVNAAIKALGIGPVVGTRTWGGVIGIDSRYDLVDGTGVTQPKYATWMEGYGWGVENHGVDPDVEVVHTPQDSAAGRDPQLDEAVRIALAALAENPAKTPPELPPL, from the coding sequence GTGACGCAGCCTTCGTACCTCCGCTACCCGCATCCGCACGGTGAGTTGATCGCCTTCACCGCCGAGGACGACGTCTGGGCGGCACCGCTCGACGGCGGCCGTGCCTGGCGTGTGAGCGCCGACAACATGCCGGTCTCGCATCCGCGGATATCCCCGGACGGCCGGCACATCGCCTGGACCTCCACGCGCGACGGGTCGCCGGAGGTCCATGTGGCCCCCGTCGACGGCGGCCCGTCCCGGCGGCTGACGTACTGGGGCAACGCCCGGACCGCCGTGCGCGGATGGACCCCCGAGGGGGAGGTGCTGGCGGTCACCGCCGCGGGCCAGGCCTCCCTGCGCCGCACCTGGGCGCGGGCCGTGCCGCTGGACGGCGGCCCCGCGCGCACCCTGCCGTACGGGCCGGTCGGCGATGTGGCGTACGGGCCCGAGGGCGCCGTGCTGCTGCTCTCCGCGACCATGGGGCGCGACGCCTCGTCCTGGAAGCGCTACCGGGGCGGCACGGCCGGCAAACTCTGGCTGGACGCGTCCGGCGACGGGGAGTTCGCACGGATCCACGCCGGTCTCGACGGCAACATCGAGCAGCCGCTGTGGGCGGGCGGCCGGATTGCGTTCCTCTCCGACCACGAGGGCACCGGCGCGCTGTACTCCTCGCTGCCCGACGGCGGCGATCTGCGCCGGCACTCCCCCCTCGACGGCTTCTACGCCCGGCAGGCCACCGGCGACGGCACCCGCGTCGCCTACGCCTCGGCCGGTGAACTCTGGCTCCTGGACGGCCTGGACGACGGCGCCGAGCCGCGCCGCCTCGACGTCCGCCTCGGCGGCTCCCGCGCCGACCTCCAGCCGCACCCGGTGCGCGCCGCGCACCACCTCGGCGAGGTGGGCCCGGACCACACCGGCCGCGGCAGCGCCGTGGAGGTGCGCGGCACGGTCCACTGGGTCACCCACCGGGAGGGCCCCGCCCGGGCGCTCGCCGCCGAACCCGGGCAGCGGGCGCGGCTGCCGCGCGCGTTCCGCGTGGACGGCGCCGAGCACGTCGTCTGGGTCACCGACGCGGAGGGCGAGGACGCCCTGGCCATCGCCCCGGCCTCCGGCGCCGAGCCCGGCAGCGGACCGCGCCGTATCGGTACCGGGCGGCTCGGCCGGGTGCTGGACCTGGCCGTCGCCCCGGACGGCGGCCGGATCGCCGTCGCCTCGCACGACGGGCGGGTGCTGCTCGTTGAGCGCGAGTCCGGTGAGATCCGCGAGGTGGACCGGAGCGAGGACGGTGACGCCGACGGCCTGGTCTTCTCCCCGGACTCCGGCTGGCTGGCCTGGTCGCACCCCGGGCCGGGGGCGCTCCGCCAGCTCAAGATCGCCAACACGGCCGATCTCTCCGTGTCCGAGGCCACACCGCTGCGCTTCCGCGACTTCTCGCCCGCCTTCACCACCGACGGCCGGCACCTGGCCTTCCTCTCCGAACGCGCCTTCGACCCGATCTATGACGTCCATGTCTTCGACCTGGCGTTCGTGGGCGCCTGCCGGCCGCATCTGATCACGCTCGCCGCCTCCACGCCCTCGCCGTTCGGCCCGCAGCGCCACGGCCGCCCGCCCACGCCCGAGCGCAACGACGGCGACGAGGGCGAGGGCCGCGCGGCTTCCTCGTCCGGCTCGTCCTCCTCGGTGCCCGTCACCCGGGTCGATCTGGACGGACTCGCCGACCGCATCGTGCCGTTCCCCGTCGAGGCCGCCCGCTACTCCACCCTGCGGGCCGCCGAGGGCGGCGTCCTGTGGCTGCGCCACCCGCTGCGCGGCGTGCTCGGCTCCGCCCTGGCCCCGGACGCCTCCGGGCCGTCCACCGCCCTGGACCGCTACGATCTCGTCCAGCAGCGGCTCGAACACCTGGCCGACGACGCCGACGACTACGCGGTCACCGGCGACGGCAAGCGGGTCCTGCTCTCCACCGGCACGAAGCTCCGCGTGGTGCCGGCCGACAACAAGCCGGGCGACGACAGCGACGACAACATCACCGTCGACCTCTCCCGGGTCCGCCTCACGGTCGACCCGGCCGCCGAGTGGCGGCAGATGTACGCGGAGGCCGGCCGGCTGATGCGGGACAACTTCTGGCGGGCCGACCTGGGCGGCGTCGACTGGGACGGCGTCCTGGAGCGCTACCGGCCGGTGCTGGACCGGGTGGCCACCCACAGCGACCTGATCGACCTGCTCTGGGAGGTCCAGGGCGAGCTGGGCACCTCCCACGCCTACGTCAGCCCGCCCGGCGGCTGGACCGACTCCACGCACCGGCAGGGCCTCCTCGGGGCCGATCTGGCCCGGGACGAGGAAGGCGTGTGGCGCGTGACGCGCGTGCTGCCCTCCGAGTCCTCCGACCCCCAGGCCCGCTCCCCGCTCGCCGCGCCCGGTGTCGCGGTGCGGGCCGGGGACGCGATCCTCGCCGTGGACGGCCGCCCCGTCGATCCGCAGCTGGGGCCCGGCCCGCTGCTCGTCGGCGCGGTCGGCAAGCCCGTCGAACTGACGGTCGCCCCGGCCGGCGGCGGCTCCCCCCGGCACCCCGTCGTCGTCCCCATCGCCGACGAGGAACCGCTGCGCTACCACGACTGGGTCACCGGGCGGCGCGCCCATGTGCACGAGACGTCCGGCGGCCGGCTCGGCTATCTCCACGTGCCGGACATGGTGGGCTCCGGCTGGGCGCAGCTCCACCGCGACCTGCGGGTCGAGGTGGTACGGGACGGGCTGATCGTGGACGTCCGGGAGAACCGCGGCGGGCACACCTCGCAGCTTGTCGTGGAGAAGCTGGCCCGCCGCATCGTCGGCTGGGACCTCCCGCGCGGTATGCGGCCGTTCAGCTATCCGCAGGACGCGCCGCGCGGGCCCGTGGTCGCGGTCGCGAACGAGTTCTCCGGCTCCGACGGCGACATCGTCAACGCCGCGATCAAGGCACTGGGCATCGGCCCGGTCGTCGGCACCCGCACCTGGGGCGGCGTCATCGGCATCGACAGCCGTTACGACCTGGTGGACGGCACGGGCGTCACCCAGCCCAAGTACGCCACCTGGATGGAGGGTTACGGCTGGGGCGTGGAGAACCACGGCGTCGATCCGGACGTCGAGGTGGTGCACACCCCGCAGGACTCCGCGGCCGGCCGCGACCCGCAGCTCGACGAGGCGGTGCGGATCGCGCTGGCGGCGCTGGCGGAGAACCCGGCGAAGACCCCGCCGGAACTCCCGCCGCTCTGA
- a CDS encoding DUF397 domain-containing protein: protein MQMNTIPDASTLTAWRKSSYSNNGDGACIEVSDGHPGRVPVRDSKTPHGPALVFTADRWSAFVAAVKEGDLRA from the coding sequence ATGCAGATGAATACGATTCCTGATGCATCGACTCTGACGGCCTGGCGCAAATCCAGTTACAGCAATAACGGGGACGGGGCCTGCATCGAGGTCTCCGACGGCCACCCCGGGCGCGTCCCGGTCCGTGACAGCAAGACCCCCCACGGGCCCGCGCTGGTCTTCACGGCGGATCGCTGGTCCGCGTTCGTCGCCGCCGTCAAGGAGGGGGACCTCCGGGCCTGA
- a CDS encoding DUF5753 domain-containing protein: MELNNESDQLTPRVRLGRRLRRMRERKELSLRQLSEQVGGYSHSYLSRVELGEQLPSEALVNSLDSFFDTDGVLGDLLEIARENSIPGYGRAIVSKEREAQRIQVFTSSLIPGLLQTEEYARELFRRSLPGESEERLNERVAVRMHRKCIFDHKDPPYYWAIMDEASLKRPIGNAGQMRDQLDHLLRTAEQPHFTIQVLPFTEGAYPMLGGCLTLLTMRDGGTMAFVESFKSGETVGSPKEVIELSQRFDVARSLALPEDKSLHLIRGYLKEYADEYDS; encoded by the coding sequence ATGGAGCTGAACAATGAATCCGACCAGCTCACGCCACGGGTCAGGCTGGGACGCCGACTGCGCCGGATGCGGGAGCGGAAGGAACTCTCGCTGCGTCAACTGTCCGAACAGGTGGGCGGGTATTCGCACAGTTATCTCAGCCGGGTGGAGCTGGGGGAACAGCTCCCCTCCGAGGCGCTGGTGAACTCGCTGGACAGCTTCTTCGACACCGACGGCGTGCTGGGTGATCTGCTGGAGATCGCACGCGAGAACTCGATCCCCGGCTATGGACGCGCGATCGTCAGCAAGGAACGGGAGGCGCAGCGCATCCAGGTGTTCACCAGCAGCCTGATTCCCGGACTCCTCCAGACCGAAGAATACGCGCGAGAGCTATTTCGCAGATCTTTGCCGGGCGAATCCGAAGAGCGGTTGAACGAACGTGTGGCTGTGCGCATGCACCGGAAATGCATCTTCGACCACAAGGATCCGCCATATTACTGGGCGATCATGGATGAAGCGTCACTAAAGCGCCCTATCGGAAATGCGGGGCAAATGAGAGATCAGCTTGACCATTTGCTTCGCACCGCCGAGCAACCGCACTTTACGATCCAGGTCCTTCCGTTCACCGAAGGTGCCTACCCCATGCTCGGAGGGTGTTTGACCTTGCTCACGATGCGCGATGGCGGGACCATGGCGTTCGTTGAGAGCTTCAAGTCCGGCGAAACGGTGGGGTCACCGAAAGAAGTGATCGAGCTGAGCCAGCGGTTCGATGTCGCCCGGTCACTTGCCCTGCCGGAAGACAAATCCCTGCACCTGATCCGCGGATATCTGAAAGAGTATGCAGATGAATACGATTCCTGA
- a CDS encoding ATP-binding protein — MPGSASRPDPASPDRSGPPSEKRAAEHADRDHPVVLRWSRHPSCVGLARLELRKALAGWGLAALEESATLVLSELLTNAGRHARVSPGRQIETRYVPELPSGLRIEVHDASPVRPEPCVPDADACGGRGLLLVAALADAWGIGDRDGPGKVVWAHLSLPPREGEASP; from the coding sequence ATGCCGGGCTCTGCCAGCCGTCCCGACCCCGCGTCCCCGGACCGCTCAGGTCCGCCGTCTGAAAAACGGGCGGCGGAACACGCCGACCGCGACCACCCCGTCGTGCTGCGCTGGAGCCGTCATCCGAGTTGTGTCGGCCTGGCGCGACTGGAGTTGCGCAAGGCGCTGGCCGGCTGGGGGCTGGCCGCGCTGGAGGAGTCGGCCACGCTGGTCCTCTCGGAGCTCCTGACCAACGCCGGGCGGCACGCCCGGGTCTCGCCGGGGCGGCAGATCGAGACCCGCTACGTCCCGGAGTTGCCGAGCGGCCTGCGGATCGAGGTCCACGACGCCTCGCCCGTCCGGCCCGAACCGTGCGTGCCGGACGCGGACGCGTGCGGAGGCCGGGGCCTGCTCCTCGTGGCCGCCCTCGCCGACGCCTGGGGCATCGGCGACCGGGACGGCCCCGGAAAGGTGGTGTGGGCGCACCTGTCACTTCCGCCGCGGGAGGGCGAAGCCTCACCGTGA